The following are from one region of the Streptomyces tuirus genome:
- a CDS encoding hemerythrin domain-containing protein, with protein sequence MGHGGNVIDELVTDHREVEEMFGRIEALPSGHQDRKVYADQVTIELVRHSVAEEAYLYPAVREHVAGGDALADQELKDHATAEQIMKDLERCDAGDADFDRLMGMLMSEIRAHVADEEGNLFPRLRQACPMDALNELGDKVRRAKKIAPTRPHPAAPDKPPANKLLAPGAGLVDRLRDALSGRGKFE encoded by the coding sequence ATGGGACACGGAGGAAACGTCATCGACGAGCTGGTGACCGATCACCGCGAGGTCGAGGAGATGTTCGGGAGAATCGAGGCCCTGCCGTCCGGCCACCAGGACCGCAAGGTGTACGCCGACCAGGTCACGATCGAGCTGGTACGGCACTCGGTGGCCGAGGAGGCCTATCTCTACCCGGCCGTACGCGAGCACGTGGCGGGTGGCGACGCCCTCGCCGACCAGGAGCTCAAGGACCATGCCACGGCCGAGCAGATCATGAAGGACCTGGAGCGCTGCGACGCGGGCGACGCCGATTTCGACCGCCTGATGGGCATGCTGATGAGCGAGATCCGCGCGCATGTCGCCGACGAGGAGGGCAACCTCTTCCCGCGGCTGCGGCAGGCCTGCCCGATGGACGCGCTCAACGAGCTGGGCGACAAGGTACGCAGGGCGAAGAAGATCGCCCCGACCCGGCCGCACCCGGCTGCCCCGGACAAGCCACCGGCGAACAAACTCCTCGCTCCGGGCGCCGGGCTGGTGGACCGGCTGCGTGACGCCCTGAGCGGCCGGGGCAAGTTCGAGTAG
- a CDS encoding amidohydrolase, with product MTRPLDAVHQAVDEEVTARADLLWGVARHLHADPEIAFAEQRASALLSGELERVGFAVERGVAGMPTAFTARSGRGRPAVALLMEYDALPGLGHACGHNLIAAAGLGAALAVAAVPEASAGTVLAVGTPAEEGGGGKAIEVEAGVFDDVDAALMFHPGVHDWVRAPLTAQVQYRVAFHGRAAHPTGNPTEGVDALAALVELFNVLAVLGRRLPEGSHVQGIVTHGGTATNIVPEYAAGLFGLRAATTAALEDLTERLRVCADGVARATGTTAEVEQATVRYEHFRDSEVLSERFAAHLARDGIALSPPAPGVYLGSSDIGNVSARVPAIHPFVAIMDEDGSDHTPEFAEAAASPRAREVLLAAARALARTAADVLLSGELRDEAWARHRAG from the coding sequence GTGACCCGTCCGCTCGACGCCGTGCACCAGGCCGTAGACGAGGAGGTGACGGCCCGGGCCGACCTGCTGTGGGGGGTGGCCCGGCACCTGCACGCCGACCCCGAGATCGCCTTCGCCGAGCAGCGGGCGTCCGCCCTGCTCTCGGGCGAGCTGGAACGTGTCGGGTTCGCCGTGGAGCGCGGCGTGGCGGGGATGCCGACGGCGTTCACCGCCCGCTCGGGCCGGGGCCGGCCCGCCGTGGCGCTGCTGATGGAGTACGACGCCCTGCCCGGCCTCGGCCACGCCTGCGGCCACAACCTCATCGCGGCCGCCGGACTGGGCGCCGCCCTGGCGGTGGCCGCCGTGCCGGAGGCTTCCGCCGGGACGGTGCTGGCGGTCGGCACGCCCGCCGAGGAGGGCGGCGGCGGCAAGGCGATCGAGGTGGAGGCCGGGGTGTTCGACGACGTCGACGCGGCGCTGATGTTCCACCCCGGGGTGCACGACTGGGTGCGGGCACCGCTGACCGCGCAGGTGCAGTACCGGGTGGCCTTCCACGGCCGGGCCGCCCACCCCACCGGCAATCCCACGGAGGGCGTCGACGCGCTGGCCGCGCTCGTGGAACTGTTCAACGTGCTGGCCGTGCTGGGGCGCCGGCTGCCGGAGGGCTCGCACGTGCAGGGCATCGTCACGCACGGCGGCACGGCCACGAACATCGTCCCGGAGTACGCCGCGGGGCTGTTCGGTCTGCGCGCGGCGACGACGGCCGCCCTGGAGGACCTGACGGAGCGGCTGCGGGTGTGCGCGGACGGGGTGGCCCGGGCCACCGGCACCACCGCCGAGGTGGAGCAGGCCACCGTGCGCTACGAGCACTTCCGGGACAGCGAGGTGCTGTCCGAGCGGTTCGCCGCGCATCTGGCCCGGGACGGCATCGCGCTGTCGCCGCCGGCGCCCGGCGTGTACCTGGGCTCGTCCGACATCGGCAACGTCAGCGCACGGGTACCGGCCATCCACCCGTTCGTCGCGATCATGGACGAGGACGGTTCCGACCACACCCCAGAGTTCGCCGAGGCGGCCGCCTCGCCCCGGGCCCGCGAGGTGCTCCTGGCCGCGGCCCGGGCGCTCGCCCGCACCGCCGCCGACGTCCTGCTGTCCGGGGAGCTGCGCGACGAGGCGTGGGCACGGCACCGTGCGGGGTGA
- a CDS encoding aminotransferase class I/II-fold pyridoxal phosphate-dependent enzyme: MDHSRVPVLEALEDFRRRGDIAYGPPGHKQGRGVDPRVAEIVGLDVFRSDVLSLDGLDDRRQSQGVLRRAQELMADAVGAEHAFFSTCGSSLSVKTAMLAAAGPGEKLLLSRNAHKSVVAAVIVNGVEPVWVHPKFDPERHLAHPPEPDDVRRCLEEHPDAKGMLLITPTDWGSCADIEGVARVCHAVDVPVIVDEAWGAHLPFHPDLPVWGMHAEADLVVTSVHKMGGAVEQSSVFHLQYDRVSPEALAQREDLLGTTSASSLVHATLDGWRRQMVEQGYDLLDGAIRRAHRIRAAVADLPGLRPMGREIVEEGLAADLDPLKIVIDVRKLGLSGIQAVEWLRTHRHVDVGGSDSCRLSASITHADDDETEEVLLDALRALTEHADSVERRPPVRLPEPSALELEQAMLPREAFFAPVEHVPAERAAGRIAAETISPYPPGVPVVAPGEIITDEVLDYLRSGADHGVLIPDAADSSVRTLRVVARGANTRA, translated from the coding sequence ATGGACCACTCGCGCGTGCCCGTGCTGGAGGCGCTGGAGGACTTCCGGCGCCGCGGCGACATCGCCTACGGCCCGCCCGGCCACAAGCAGGGCAGGGGAGTGGACCCACGGGTCGCGGAGATCGTCGGCCTCGACGTGTTCCGCTCCGACGTGCTGTCCCTCGACGGGCTCGACGACCGCCGCCAGTCGCAGGGGGTGCTGCGCCGGGCCCAGGAGCTGATGGCCGACGCGGTCGGCGCCGAGCACGCCTTCTTCTCGACCTGCGGCAGCTCCCTGTCCGTGAAGACCGCCATGCTCGCCGCGGCCGGCCCGGGGGAGAAGCTGCTGCTGTCGCGCAACGCCCACAAGTCCGTCGTCGCGGCCGTCATCGTCAACGGCGTCGAACCGGTGTGGGTCCACCCGAAGTTCGACCCCGAGCGGCATCTGGCCCACCCGCCCGAGCCCGACGACGTCCGCCGGTGCCTCGAGGAGCACCCGGACGCCAAGGGCATGCTGCTCATCACCCCCACGGACTGGGGCTCCTGCGCGGACATCGAGGGGGTGGCCCGGGTGTGTCACGCGGTCGACGTGCCCGTCATCGTCGACGAGGCCTGGGGCGCCCATCTGCCGTTCCACCCCGACCTGCCCGTCTGGGGCATGCACGCCGAAGCCGACCTGGTGGTGACCAGCGTGCACAAGATGGGCGGGGCGGTGGAGCAGAGCTCCGTCTTCCACCTCCAGTACGACCGCGTGTCGCCCGAGGCCCTCGCACAGCGTGAGGACCTGCTCGGCACCACCAGCGCCTCCTCCCTCGTCCACGCCACGCTCGACGGCTGGCGACGCCAGATGGTCGAGCAGGGATACGACCTCCTGGACGGGGCGATCCGCCGCGCCCATCGCATCCGGGCGGCGGTCGCCGACCTGCCGGGGCTGCGGCCCATGGGGCGCGAGATCGTGGAGGAGGGGCTCGCCGCCGACCTCGATCCGCTCAAGATCGTGATCGACGTCCGCAAGCTCGGCCTGAGCGGCATACAGGCCGTGGAGTGGCTGCGGACCCACCGCCACGTGGACGTCGGCGGCTCGGACAGCTGCCGCCTCAGCGCCTCGATCACCCACGCGGACGACGACGAGACCGAGGAGGTCCTGCTGGACGCCCTGCGTGCGCTCACCGAGCACGCGGACTCCGTCGAACGCCGCCCGCCGGTCCGGCTGCCCGAGCCGTCCGCACTGGAGCTTGAGCAGGCCATGCTGCCCCGCGAGGCGTTCTTCGCCCCGGTCGAGCACGTGCCCGCCGAGCGGGCCGCGGGCCGGATCGCGGCGGAGACGATCAGCCCCTACCCACCCGGCGTCCCCGTGGTGGCACCCGGCGAGATCATCACCGACGAGGTGCTGGACTACCTGCGCAGCGGCGCCGACCACGGCGTCCTGATCCCGGACGCGGCCGACTCCTCCGTACGCACCCTGCGGGTCGTGGCACGGGGAGCGAACACACGTGCGTGA
- a CDS encoding DoxX family protein, with amino-acid sequence MSLLRVLGRPLLASMFLTGGMNSVRDPKQVADAAEPVVRPVTERIPALPDRTEQVVRLSGAVQVVAGLMLATGRMPRPAALAIAATLVPTTLAGHRFWEAEDPEERAQQRIHFFKNMSMLGGLLITADDTGARPSVVWRGSHAARDVRRDAGLVRRSVRATARPAAAAGRVRAKLPA; translated from the coding sequence ATGAGTCTGTTGCGTGTGCTCGGCCGCCCCTTGCTGGCCTCGATGTTCCTCACGGGCGGCATGAACTCCGTCCGCGACCCGAAACAGGTCGCCGACGCCGCCGAGCCTGTCGTCCGACCCGTCACCGAACGCATCCCGGCGCTGCCGGACCGCACCGAGCAGGTCGTACGGCTCAGCGGCGCCGTACAGGTCGTCGCGGGGCTGATGCTGGCCACGGGGCGCATGCCGCGCCCGGCGGCGCTGGCCATCGCCGCCACGCTGGTGCCCACGACGCTGGCGGGGCACCGCTTCTGGGAGGCGGAGGACCCCGAGGAGCGGGCACAGCAGCGCATCCACTTCTTCAAGAACATGTCCATGCTCGGCGGGCTGCTGATCACGGCCGACGACACCGGGGCGCGCCCTTCGGTGGTGTGGCGCGGCTCCCACGCGGCCCGCGATGTGCGGCGCGACGCCGGTCTGGTGCGCCGCTCCGTGCGCGCCACCGCACGGCCGGCCGCCGCGGCCGGGCGTGTCCGGGCCAAGCTCCCCGCCTGA